A single region of the Thunnus maccoyii chromosome 10, fThuMac1.1, whole genome shotgun sequence genome encodes:
- the LOC121905389 gene encoding NACHT, LRR and PYD domains-containing protein 12-like, whose product MSVCVEEEEDRAEPPVSNVLSMKSDQHNDHFPTFSNKPGPSNTKGQTDHRQRAKSPASDCLSMKNDWSRDHPPTFRNEPGPSDTKMKYCSLSEISCAPLALALKSDPSHLRDLDLSNNKIQVSEMKLLCDFLESPHCRLETLRMMKCSLELNLSKNFSLKDSGTKLLCDFLGSPNCRLETLRLRLCSLSEISCASLASALKSNPFHLRELDLWGNYLSSSEVKLLSNLKESPYYRLKILRWGWSL is encoded by the exons atgagtgtttgtgtggaggaagaggaggacagagcaGAGCCTCCAGTATCCAACgttctgtctatgaagagtgaccagCACAACGATCATTTTCCGACCTTCAGTAATAAACCTGGACCCTcaaacacaaa AGGTCAGacagaccacagacagagagcaaagtCTCCAGCATCagactgtctgtctatgaagaaTGACTGGTCCAGAGATCATCCTCCAACCTTCAGgaatgaacctggaccctcagacacaaa aaTGAAatactgcagtttgtcagagatcagctgtgctcCTCTCGCCTTAGCTCTGAAGTCcgacccctcccatctgagagatcTGGATCTGagtaacaacaaaatacaaGTTTCAGAAATGAAGctactgtgtgattttctggagagcccacactgtagactggagactctgag aaTGATGAAATGCAGCTT agagctgaatcTGAGTAAAAACTTCAGTCTGAAGGATTCAGGAAcgaagctgctgtgtgattttctggggagtccaaactgtagactggagactctgag attgaggttgtgcagtttgtcagagatcagctgtgcttctttggcctcagctctgaagtccaaccccttccatctgagagagctggatctgtgGGGAAACTACCTGTCGTCTTCAgaagtgaagctgctgtctaaTCTGAAGGAGAGTCCATACTATAGACTGAAGATTCTGAG atgggggtgGTCTCTGTAA